Below is a genomic region from Bacillus mycoides.
TGATATGAAGTGAAAAAATCCGTAAGGGCTCTTGCCTTTACGGATTTTTTGTTATGGATATAAATAAAAAGGGGAAAAAAATGCCTCTCTTTAGGTAGGAGAGAGCATTTAGCCGTCAGAGCCTTTTTTTGCCCCATGCCAAGTGAAAATCAAGAAATAAAAAGAACTGCAGGTTCGTTTTTTGTTATGCATAGATGTGTTTTATTTAAATGTCGAGACTGAAACTCAATTTAATAGATAGAATAAACTGACAAAATTGGTATAATTATATTGTTGTTTGTATAAGTAGAGAATATATAACAATTTATATTTCATAAAGGAGATGAACAAATGATCGGTGAAATGAAACGAGAAGCATTGTACTCTTTAAAGGGAAAATGGGGACTAGGTGTTGGATCAACGATTTTACATATTATTTTAAGTTATGTTGTTTCAATGGCTGCAATGCTTATACTTTTAATTCCAGGAATTATTATATTTTTCTTAGTTGTTGGTTTAGCGGGTTCAATTGAAGAGGAAGCGATATCAGTCGGGGCAGGTATTACATTTGGAATTTTTTATTGCATAATGATCATTTTGAGTAATGCATCTTATGGTATTACATCATACGGTTATACGAATGTGTTGCTACAAATTAGTAAACGGGAAGATGCTAGAGTAGATTATTTATTTGAAGGATTTCGTGGCTTTAAAAGAATGATGAAAACAATGTGGGCTATGCTTGCGATTTTGTTATATACAGGTACGTGGATTCCGATGTTGTTACTAGGTGTATTCGCGTTTTTTGGTGAGGAAGGGAATGTATCGTTAACAATTGCTTTCTTTGTACTATTAGCTATTTCGATTGTTGTAATGATTGTGATGTATTTTTCTTATGCGATGACGTATTATGTTATGGTTGAAAATCCAGATTATAGCGTTTCACAGGCGATGAAAGAAAGTAAGTAAGAACTTTATGAAGGGGCATAAACTAGATTTATTTCTTTTATGGCTTAGCTTCATAGGATGGGCTATTTTAGCAATTCTTACTCTTGGAATAGGATTTCTTTGGCTTAGTCCATATGTAGGTACAACGACAGCACATTTTTATCGCTATATTGCAAAAGGTGAATTGCAGTAGGGACGTGCTATACTAATAGAATTATTACGTATAGGAGGTTAAGTATGATTAGTGATTTAAAAGGAGAAGCGCTAGATTCACTGGAAGGAAAATGGGGCTTAGCTGTTGGGGCAACATTACTTATTTCGATTCTTACTTCAGCTTTTAGTTTTAGTATTCAGTTCCTTCTCTCTCAGGTTTGGGAGTGGAAAGAAGTGAATAGCTCACTTTCAATAGATGTTATTACAATATTGCTGGTGGGGCCTTTAACGCTAGGGGGTTATTGTTTAGCACTACATATAATTCGTGAAAAAGAAGCGCGTATTGGGCATATATTTAGATGGTTTACAGAAGGAAGTAAGTTTATAAAGTCATTTTTATTATATATAGTAGTAAACATTTATATTTTCTTATGGTGTTTACTATTTATTATTCCAGGCATTATTAAATCATTTTCTTATGCGATGACGTATTTTATTATAAATGATCATCCTGAGTATTCAATAAATCAAGCTATTACAGAAAGTCGTCGTATGATGGCTGGACATAAGATGGAGTATTTCATTTTATGTTTAAGTTTTATTGGTTGGTTTATATTAAGTTGTATTACATTAGGGATTGGATTTTTATGGTTGATTCCATATTTTTATACAACGACAGCAGCTTTTTACGAAGAGATTGCAGAAGAATATTACGAAAAAAGAATTCCGACACTTTAAAAAACACCCAGTGTGAACTATTGGTTCATACTGGGTGTTTTTTGTAGGAATTTTATAAACTGTTTACTTGTTAGAGGTTTACTGAAATAGTAACCTTGCATGTATTTACAGTTGTTTTTTTGCAGAAACTTAAGCTGTTTTTCTGTTTCAATTCCTTCAGCAACGACAGAGAGATTTAAAGTATTTGCAAGGGAAAGGATAGTGGAAACGATGGCTCTTTCTTCAGGCCGATGATCGGCTAGTTGTGTAAATTCTTTTGGTACTTTTAATGTATCGATAGGGAAAATTGATAAATAAGCAAGAGAAGAGTAGCCGGTACCGAAGTCATCAATGGACGTTTGAATACCATATTCTTTTAATTGCTTTAGTCTCGATAATGTTTCTTTTTCATCAATCATCGCAATTCGTTCTGTTAGTTCAAGTGTTACATCTTTCGGGTCAATTTTAACGTCCTTTAGTATTTGTGAAATATTTTCGATTAATTGATTTTGTTGAAATTCTTTCGCTGATAAATTGACACTCATTTTTAAGTTTGTGTATCCAAAACTTTGCCATATTTTTAGTTGACGACAAGACTCTCGTAGCACCCAATGCCCAAGTGGGATGACCTGCGGAGTCTCTTCCACAATTGGAATGAACTCACATGGTGAAATGTCACCTAATAGTGGATGTTTCCAACGGATTAAAGCTTCGGCACCGATGATTTTATTCGTTGTAATGTCAACTTGTGGTTGATAGACGAGAAAGAATTCTTTATTTACTAAAGCAAGTGGTAAATCTTTTTCAATTCGAGCTTTTCGCTCCATTTTTTTATATAACTCTTTCGTATAAAGTGAGCTACCATTCTTTCCTTTATTTTTGGTTTCGTACATGGCCATATCAGCATGTTGTAAAATAGATAACGGATCTTCGCCTGCTTCTGGGTATATTGCAATCCCGATACTTGGCGAGATTTGTAAATGTTGATTTTCAATTTCGAATGGCTCATTCATAGATAGTACAATCATATCAGCTATTTTTTGTACATCTCTATCTTCTTTATAATCTTCTATAAGAATTGTGAATTCATCCCCAGCTAACCGAGCAAGTTTCATATTTGACGTCGATATTCGTTCTAGTCTTTTTGCTACAGCAATTAAAAGAAGATCTCCTACCCGGTGACCGAGAGTATCGTTAATAACTTTAAAACGGTCTAAATCGAGAAACATAACAGCAAAAGGTCTTTTTGATATTTTTGCTCGTGCAATTGCCTTTTCTAACTGTTGATGAAATGAACGGCGATTCGCAAGTTCCGTTAAGGTATCGTGATATGCTAGGAAATTAATTTGCTCTTGTTGCTGCTTGCTTTCTGTAATATCTTTAATCATTAAATAGGCCCCAGAAATATGTTCCTTTAAAAAGATGGGAACAGCTGTAACATGTAAGTAGTAAATATCTCTATTTTTATGATATGCCCGTATTTCTAAAGAAATAGATTTCCCTTTTTTCACGTGATGAAAGGCAGTAATGATTTCTTCTAAATCTTCTTCATACATAAGTGAATAGTATGGTTGGTTTAATAATTCATTCGTTTGATAACCGAGTAAAGTAGTTCCAGCGTTGTTCACATTGAGAAAATTACCGTACAAATCTAATGTGAAAATTGGATCTGGATGATGCTCGTATAAAGATTTAAACATTTGTTGGTTATGATATAACTCATTTTTTTGTTCTACTAAATCTTCTGTACGTAGTTCGATTTGTTTCTCGAGTTCTAAGCTGAATTGCATTTGTGCTAGCAATAATATTTTATTTTGTCTTCGAACTAACGTATGGCGTATGAGAACGAAGGCGAAAGTTACCATAAGTCCAATTACTACGATAGGTGCAAAAACATTTTCGACCAATATAAAAACAATAAGCATCACGACAGAAATATACGGTAATGATAATCGGATTGATTCACCAAATTGAGGCGTTAGTAATATTTGTTCTTGTTTTTCGGGCTCTTTTGTGTGAAGTATACAAGCGATTGCTACCAATAATAAGGTTACTTGATAGAATGGAGCAACTGTGAACATAGAGTGCTCAGGCTGGAAGTATTTTATATAAGCATAAATAGAATCCGTAGTAGCATACAAAATTAAAGCACTGCCAAGAAGAGCACCAACTTGCTTTGGTAGTAAGGATAATGGTCTGAATAAAAGGTTGATTCCTATTAAAAGAAAGAGTAGATCAGCCATTGGATACGTGAGTTGAACAAACATGTCGATATATGATGTTGTAAAAATATGAATGGTTCTTTCAATAAGTAAATAGTAGCTTAAAGTAAATTGAGCAGTAACAATAATACAAATATCACATATCGTAAAAAGCTGTTCCAATAAATCTCGGCCATAAATAATTTCATATAGAAAGGCAAATGCAAAGCTAATTAAAAATAATAAGTAAAAAAAGTCTGATGGATCAACGAATGTATAGTAGTCATGCAGAATTAAGCGTTGATAAGCAACTACTATATCGCCGATGAAATAAGAGAAGGATCCGATAGTTAATGTTATCCAAAACAAACGAGATAACCCTTGTTTTATATTTGAAAAATAAAATATATAACTGCAAATTGTAATATCAATTAATATGGTACTTATTCCAGTTAATATTTGAAATGGGAGTGCGTACTCATATAAAAAGGACATTGATACGTAATGAATAGCTATATACAACAATGAAATGCTTATAAGAATACTTACATGTGTTTGTTTTTTCATTTATATCACCCACTGTATATACATAAGAACCATCTTTTTTTAGTTTATGTTTTTAATGATTGCTTGAAAACATATAGAATTTCTATATTTATTTTACACATTTATAATGAGTTGTAAAAATAGATTTGCTCAGCAAGTATTAATTGTTGTTTCTGTTCCCAATATATCGACATAGGAATTTGAAGTTTGCTATAATGAATTAAATAGTTGCATTATTTAGAAAAATTTAAAAATAATAAATAATGCAAGTAAGACATATTGTTTACTATGTGAACTTGTTCTTAATTCAGGGGGGAGGGTTTCACAATGGCAAGTGTATATGAAAATAGTTATATGATCGTTTTGATTTTCTTGCTATTAGGTATATTGCTGCCGGTAGTGGCTCTTACATTAGGGAAAATGCTGCGTCCAAACAAACCGAGTGCAGCGAAAGCGACGACGTATGAGAGTGGAATTGAGCCTTTTCATGATGCAAATATTCGGTTTCATGCTCGTTATTACATTTTCGCTTTATTGTTCGTCATCTTTGATGTAGAAACTTTATTTTTATACCCATGGGCTGTTGCATATGACAAGCTTGGTTTATTTGCACTGATTGAAATGCTCATTTTTGTTGTGATGTTGCTAGTTGGATTAGCGTATGCTTGGAAAAAGAAGGTGTTACAATGGTTATAAATTTTGAGGAATTACACCCACAGGAGCGAGCGGAATTAGAAAGGAATATCTTTTTTTCTACATTGGAACAGTTGAAGGGATGGGCGCGGAGCAACTCTTTATGGCCGATGACATTTGGACTGGCATGCTGTGCGATTGAAATGATGGGAGTAGGCTCATCACATTACGATTTAGATCGATTTGGGTCATTTTTTCGGACTTCACCAAGACAATCGGACGTCATGATTGTGTCAGGAACGGTAACGAAGAAAATGGCACCTATTGTTCGGCGCCTATATGATCAAATGCCTGAACCGAAGTGGGTAATTGCGATGGGATCTTGTGCAACGGCCGGTGGTCCGTATGTGAATTCGTATGCTGTTGTGAAAGGTGTAGATCAAATTGTACCAGTTGATGTGTATATTCCTGGATGCCCTCCAAATCCTGCTGCTTTAATTTATGGAATTAATAAATTAAAAGAAAAAATTCGTTACGAGGCGAGGACCGGGAAGCAGGTGACGAATAAATGAGTGATCCAAATAAAGACTTAGAAAGCATGAAAAGAGAAGCAGCCCGTCATGCGAAAGAGGAAGCGCGAAAACGTCTTGCTGCGAAACATGAGGCGGAAATGTCTAAACTTGAAGGAGAACATCGAGAAAAAGAGAAAGCGCTACCAAAAGATAAGGGGATTAATGTAGAAGAAGCGAAACGGCTTGCCGCAGCAGCTGCAAAAGCGAAAGCGGCGGCACTAGCGAAGCAAAAGCGAGAAGGGTCAGAAGAGGTAACGGACGAAAAAAAAGCAAAAGCGAAGGCGAAAGCCGCAGCAGCTGCAAAAGCGAAAGCAGCGGCACTAACGAAGCAAAAGCGAGAAGGGTCAGAAGAAGTAACGGACGAGGAAAAAGTTAAAGCAGAGGCGAAAGCCGCAGCAGCTGCAAAAGCGAAAGCGGCGGCACTAGCGAAGCAAAAGCGAGAAGGGTCAGAAGAGGTAACGGACGAAGAAAAAGCAAAAGCGAAGGCGAAAGCTGCAGCAGCTGCCAAAGCAAAAGCAGCGGTATTAGCGAAGCAAAAGCGAGAAGGATCAGAAGAAGTAACGGACGAAGAAAAAGCCAAAGCGAAGGCAAAGGCTGTAGCAGCTGCAAAAGCAAAAGCAGCAGCGTTAGCGAAGCAGAAAGCCTCACAAGGTGAGGGGGATTCTGGAGATGAGAAAGCAAAGGCAATTGCAGCCGCGAAAGCGAAAGCCGCTGCTGCGGCAAGGGCAAAGGGATCTGTAAATAAGATAGAAGACGAACCGCAGCAGGAAGAACCATCAGTTAACCAACCATATTTAAATCGCTATGTGGAGGTTGTTAAGGAGAGGGTAGGAGGATATGCATTAGTAGATTCCTATATTAATAAGCTTTCAAAAGATGTTCCAACTCTTGTGGCGGAGCCTTCGAAATATTATGAAGTGATGGAATTAATGCGATTCCATGAGGGGCTTGCTTTTGATTATATGTCAGAGCTACATGCGACAGATTTTGTGACACATATGGAAGTATACGTTCATTTATTTTCATATGGAAAGAAACAGTCAGTAGCAGTGAAGGTAAAGCTGGATAGGGAAGCGCCGCAAGTAAAATCGGTGACGCCGCTTTGGAAAGGGGCAGATTGGCCGGAGCGTGAAACGTATGATTTGCTCGGTATTGTATTTGAAGGTCATCCTAATTTATCTCGCATTTTAATGCCGGATGATTGGGTGGGGTATCCGCTTAGGAAGGATTATGAACCGTATGATGTGGAGGTGTAGCTTGTGATCCGTACGGAAGAGATGCTCTTAAATGTAGGGCCGCAGCATCCGAGTACACATGGTGTGTTTCGGCTTGTGATTAAGATTGACGGGGAAATTATTAAAGAGGCTACACCGGTTATCGGATATTTACATCGCGGAACAGAAAAGATAGCTGAGAGCTTGCAATATACACAAATTATCCCGTATACAGATCGAATGGACTATTTATCAGCAATGACGAATAATTACGTCCTTTGCCACGCTGTAGAGACGATGATGGATCTTGAGATTCCAGAGCGTGCTGAATATTTACGGGTGCTTGCGATGGAGCTTGGGAGAGTTGCGAGCCATCTCGTCTGGTGGGGAACGAACCTGCTTGATATAGGAGCGGTTAGTCCATTTTTATATGCCTTTCGTGAACGAGAGATGATTATAAATTTATTAAGTGAATTGTGCGGTGCAAGGCTTACTTTCAACTATATGAGAGTCGGCGGCGTGAAGTGGGATGCGCCAGACGGCTGGATTGAAAAGGTGAAAGAGTTTGTTCCGTATATGAGAGAGCAGTTGGAAGGGTATCACGACCTTGTTAGCGGAAATGAAATTTTCTTAAATCGTGTGAAAGGCGTTGGCGTATATAGCGCGGAAGAGGCGATCTCGTATTCTTTAAGCGGCGCAAATTTACGGTGCACGGGAGTCCACTGGGATCTTCGCAAAGATGAGCCGTATTCTATTTATGATCGTTTTGACTTTGATATTCCTGTTGGGATCTCGGGAGATGCTTGGGATCGCTACGTTTGCCGGATGAAGGAAATTGAGGAGTCATTAAAAATTATTGAGCAAGCAGCCGAGCAGTTCCCGAAAGACGGCGCTGTGCTGGCGAAAGTGCCGAAAATTATTAAAGCACCTAAGGGAGAAGCGTTCGTCCGTATAGAGTCACCGCGGGGAGAGATTGGCTGTTATATTGCTAG
It encodes:
- a CDS encoding DUF975 family protein, with the protein product MISDLKGEALDSLEGKWGLAVGATLLISILTSAFSFSIQFLLSQVWEWKEVNSSLSIDVITILLVGPLTLGGYCLALHIIREKEARIGHIFRWFTEGSKFIKSFLLYIVVNIYIFLWCLLFIIPGIIKSFSYAMTYFIINDHPEYSINQAITESRRMMAGHKMEYFILCLSFIGWFILSCITLGIGFLWLIPYFYTTTAAFYEEIAEEYYEKRIPTL
- a CDS encoding EAL domain-containing protein; this translates as MKKQTHVSILISISLLYIAIHYVSMSFLYEYALPFQILTGISTILIDITICSYIFYFSNIKQGLSRLFWITLTIGSFSYFIGDIVVAYQRLILHDYYTFVDPSDFFYLLFLISFAFAFLYEIIYGRDLLEQLFTICDICIIVTAQFTLSYYLLIERTIHIFTTSYIDMFVQLTYPMADLLFLLIGINLLFRPLSLLPKQVGALLGSALILYATTDSIYAYIKYFQPEHSMFTVAPFYQVTLLLVAIACILHTKEPEKQEQILLTPQFGESIRLSLPYISVVMLIVFILVENVFAPIVVIGLMVTFAFVLIRHTLVRRQNKILLLAQMQFSLELEKQIELRTEDLVEQKNELYHNQQMFKSLYEHHPDPIFTLDLYGNFLNVNNAGTTLLGYQTNELLNQPYYSLMYEEDLEEIITAFHHVKKGKSISLEIRAYHKNRDIYYLHVTAVPIFLKEHISGAYLMIKDITESKQQQEQINFLAYHDTLTELANRRSFHQQLEKAIARAKISKRPFAVMFLDLDRFKVINDTLGHRVGDLLLIAVAKRLERISTSNMKLARLAGDEFTILIEDYKEDRDVQKIADMIVLSMNEPFEIENQHLQISPSIGIAIYPEAGEDPLSILQHADMAMYETKNKGKNGSSLYTKELYKKMERKARIEKDLPLALVNKEFFLVYQPQVDITTNKIIGAEALIRWKHPLLGDISPCEFIPIVEETPQVIPLGHWVLRESCRQLKIWQSFGYTNLKMSVNLSAKEFQQNQLIENISQILKDVKIDPKDVTLELTERIAMIDEKETLSRLKQLKEYGIQTSIDDFGTGYSSLAYLSIFPIDTLKVPKEFTQLADHRPEERAIVSTILSLANTLNLSVVAEGIETEKQLKFLQKNNCKYMQGYYFSKPLTSKQFIKFLQKTPSMNQ
- the nuoA gene encoding NADH-quinone oxidoreductase subunit NuoA, producing the protein MASVYENSYMIVLIFLLLGILLPVVALTLGKMLRPNKPSAAKATTYESGIEPFHDANIRFHARYYIFALLFVIFDVETLFLYPWAVAYDKLGLFALIEMLIFVVMLLVGLAYAWKKKVLQWL
- the nuoB gene encoding NADH-quinone oxidoreductase subunit NuoB — encoded protein: MVINFEELHPQERAELERNIFFSTLEQLKGWARSNSLWPMTFGLACCAIEMMGVGSSHYDLDRFGSFFRTSPRQSDVMIVSGTVTKKMAPIVRRLYDQMPEPKWVIAMGSCATAGGPYVNSYAVVKGVDQIVPVDVYIPGCPPNPAALIYGINKLKEKIRYEARTGKQVTNK
- a CDS encoding NADH-quinone oxidoreductase subunit C, which codes for MSDPNKDLESMKREAARHAKEEARKRLAAKHEAEMSKLEGEHREKEKALPKDKGINVEEAKRLAAAAAKAKAAALAKQKREGSEEVTDEKKAKAKAKAAAAAKAKAAALTKQKREGSEEVTDEEKVKAEAKAAAAAKAKAAALAKQKREGSEEVTDEEKAKAKAKAAAAAKAKAAVLAKQKREGSEEVTDEEKAKAKAKAVAAAKAKAAALAKQKASQGEGDSGDEKAKAIAAAKAKAAAAARAKGSVNKIEDEPQQEEPSVNQPYLNRYVEVVKERVGGYALVDSYINKLSKDVPTLVAEPSKYYEVMELMRFHEGLAFDYMSELHATDFVTHMEVYVHLFSYGKKQSVAVKVKLDREAPQVKSVTPLWKGADWPERETYDLLGIVFEGHPNLSRILMPDDWVGYPLRKDYEPYDVEV
- the nuoD gene encoding NADH-quinone oxidoreductase subunit NuoD codes for the protein MIRTEEMLLNVGPQHPSTHGVFRLVIKIDGEIIKEATPVIGYLHRGTEKIAESLQYTQIIPYTDRMDYLSAMTNNYVLCHAVETMMDLEIPERAEYLRVLAMELGRVASHLVWWGTNLLDIGAVSPFLYAFREREMIINLLSELCGARLTFNYMRVGGVKWDAPDGWIEKVKEFVPYMREQLEGYHDLVSGNEIFLNRVKGVGVYSAEEAISYSLSGANLRCTGVHWDLRKDEPYSIYDRFDFDIPVGISGDAWDRYVCRMKEIEESLKIIEQAAEQFPKDGAVLAKVPKIIKAPKGEAFVRIESPRGEIGCYIASDGKKEPYRLKFRRPSFYNLQILPKLLKGENIANLITILGGVDIVLGEVDG